From the Motacilla alba alba isolate MOTALB_02 chromosome Z, Motacilla_alba_V1.0_pri, whole genome shotgun sequence genome, one window contains:
- the LOC119696077 gene encoding serine/threonine-protein kinase PAK 3-like, which produces MTEARAASPLAPSAPEEEAQEEQIEGPESKPPSPVTAEPESSEPMTEARAASLLAPSAPEEEAQEEQIEGPESKPPSPVTAEPESSEPVLLEKEQEQIASSEMPCQTQGELFPAREQEEQLRQQVEEPQQNGQNIKAEPQAELPEAQSAIMAVKRRNKDDMRRIQEEMDLHQQRGDQQNQVSERVAATPLMKHPLLSFLENMKEQLDADLQKAHTSFKAREKRLEEEIKIVREKLNPLPQALQKQVQVLTSHRAACEDYQRVSGHEEPQDWHEAQIYTGSVNKPAAAAALSKGAFAPRLEKWSRGRLFTSHADPAAAQRQDIEDDSLELLRRMVNKENPILKYTELGNIGSGTFGDVCRALDNATGGEVAIKKINLQGLRKKELKVNELMVMKMNRNPNLVNYLDSYLLGEELWLVMEYMDGGTLSDVISQTHLSEDEMAAISRECLQGLDFLHSNHVIYRDVKSCNILLRTDGSVKLADFGLFAQLTPEQSRRSSVAGTSGWMAPEVVTGQPYGPKVDIWSFGIVGIEMVEREVPYRAATPVSAQLLTARRGRPQLRQPHRFSPCLCDFLSCCLQTEVTCRWSAKELLQHPFVTSAKPACTLAPLINRLKKEKEEKTRMYLSRSYLHH; this is translated from the exons ATGACTGAAGCAAGAGCCGCCTCTCCCctggctccctctgctcctgaagaAGAAGCCCAAGAGGAGCAAATTGAGGGACCAGAAAGCAAGCCTCCGTCACCGGTCACAGCAGAGCCTGAATCTTCCGAGCCA ATGACTGAAGCAAGAGCCGCCTCTCTCctggctccctctgctcctgaagaAGAAGCCCAAGAGGAGCAAATTGAGGGACCAGAAAGCAAGCCTCCGTCACCGGTCACAGCAGAGCCTGAATCTTCCGAGCCA GTCCTTCTAgagaaagagcaggagcagattGCTTCATCAGAGATGCCATGCCAGACTCAGGGAGAGCTGTTCCCAGCCCgagagcaggaagagcagctcaggcagcaggtGGAAGAGCCCCAGCAGAATGGCCAG AACATCAAGGCAGAGCCACAAGCAGAGCTGCCCGAAGCTCAGAGTGCCATCATGGCAGTGAAGAGGAGGAACAAGGACGACATGAGAAGAATTCAAGAGGAGATGGATCTCCATCAGCAGAGGGGCGATCAACAAAACCAGGTAAGTGAAAGAGTGGCAGCCACTCCACTCATGAAAcatcctctcctttcttttttagaGAACATGAAGGAACAGTTGGACGCAGATCTTCAGAAAGCTCACACTAGCTTCAAGGCAAGGGAGAAGAGGCTGGAGGAAGAAATTAAGATCGTCAGAGAGAAACTTAATCCCCTCCCTCAGGCTCTACAAAAGCAA GTGCAAGTGTTGACATCTCACCGTGCAGCCTGCGAAGACTACCAGCGAGTGTCTGGCCATGAAGAGCCCCAAGACTGGCATGAGGCACAG ATCTACACGGGCTCTGTCAACaaacctgctgcagcagcagcattgtcTAAAGGAGCATTTGCTCCCCGACTTGAGAAGTGGAGCCGGGGCCGTTTGTTCACCTCCCATGCtgacccagctgctgctcagcgACAGGACATCGAGGATGACTCCCTGGAGCTACTGA GGAGAATGGTGAACAAGGAAAATCCGATTTTGAAATACACTGAACTGGGAAATATTGGCAGTGG gACTTTTGgagatgtttgcagagcactCGACAATGCCACAGGAGGAGAG GTGgccataaagaaaataaatcttcaagGACTGAGGAAGAAGGAACTAAAAGTCAATGAACTCATGGTCATGAAGATGAACAGGAATCCCAACCTGGTCAACTATTTAGATAG CTACCTTCTGGGTGAGGAGCTCTGGCTGGTTATGGAGTACATGGACGGAGGCACTCTGAGTGATGTCATCAGCCAGACCCACCTGTCTGAAGATGAGATGGCAGCCATCAGTCGGGAG tgCTTGCAAGGACTGGATTTTCTTCACTCAAACCACGTGATCTACCGAGATGTGAAGAGCTGCAACATCCTTCTCAGAACCGACGGCTCTGTCAAGCTGG CTGACTTTGGCCTCTTTGCTCAGCTCACCCCTGAGCAGAGTAGACGGAGCTCCGTGGCCGGCACTTCTGGGTGGATGGCACCTGAAGTGGTGACAGGTCAACCATATGGCCCCAAAGTGGACATATGGTCATTTGGAATCGTGGGCATCGAAATGGTGGAACGAGAAGTTCCTTACAGGGCTGCAACTCCTGTTTCG GCTCAACTCCTGACAGCCAGAAGAGGGAGACCACAGCTGCGGCAGCCCCACCGATTCTCGCCTTGCCTGTGTgacttcctgagctgctgcctgcagacagaggTGACGTGTCGCTGGTCTGCCAAGGAGCTTCTGCAG CATCCATTTGTAACTTCAGCCAAGCCAGCGTGCACCCTGGCACCACTCATCAACCGTttgaagaaggagaaggaggagaagacaAGAATGTATCTATCAAGATCTTATCTCCATCACTAA